Below is a genomic region from Brassica oleracea var. oleracea cultivar TO1000 chromosome C9, BOL, whole genome shotgun sequence.
ATATATATACATTGGAGTCCTCACAAGCTGAAACAATGTGCTTTCCATCAGACGTGAGAGACGCTGATGTGAGGCTCCTCGTCTTGCAAACGCCTTTGTATTTTCTGACGACATCGTTCCCTTGGAGGATTCTGACTTTGGAATCCGCAGAAACAACCAGGACTTTGCTCTGGTCTTGTGGTAAGAACTGTAAGAAAAGACCAATGTCAAGAGAAGTCAACAAAAGACCAAGACCAGAGTGAAACAAAGAGAGATGATTATTATTACCTGAAAACCAGTAATCCGTTTATTTGAAGACTTCTTCTTGTGATGCAAATGTATCTGAGAGTCCAGCTCCAAGTAGTCTCCACACATGCTAAAGAATCTGCAACTTCCGGTTAGAGAACCAATGATTCCTCCCTGTCCATCCGGACGGTAACACACTGCGGATATAATGTCTTTAAGATCAGCCCAATCAACAACGTTGCAACCAGAAATGTTCCAGATCCGAACTTTTCCATCAATTGAACCACTCATGAAGTAGTTCTCATTTACAGGGTTGAACTGAACAGAGGTTACTGCCAAAAAAAAGAAGAAGATAATGTCAGATCAATGTAGTAGCAACTGAGATAACTAGAGAACCAAAAAGAAGAAGAAGAAGCATACCATAACCATTGTGAGGGAAAACTCCACGGCAAACATTGCTACCGAGTTTCCATAACCGGACAGTTTTATCCATTGACGCCGAGAGAAGAGACTGCACCATAACATATGCATCAGTTTCTCTCACTTCTACTAAAGCAATGGTTGTAAGCTAATAAGGAAATGAAGAAGATTTTTGAAAGCTTACATTATCCTTTGACCAAGAGATGTCCAAGACTTCACCAGCGTGGCCACGGAACTCATGTAACGGTTTCTCCACTAACCGGAAAACTTTAGGAGGAAAGACAATGCAGGCTGAATCAGATGTTTTCTTGAAACTTTCTGTCGTCTTGTTTGGTTTCTTATCCTCATCCAACAAGACAGGTTTCAACTGAGAAAGATCGTTTACCTCGAAGTAGATACAAGAAGGGTTTATCTCGTTAAGGCAATCCTTTCGAAGTAGTCTAGATCTCTTGTCCTCAATGACTTTCCACACACGCACAACCCCATCTTCACCAGCGCTCGCAAGATACTTCCCATCGCCGCTGAACTTCATCGCCAAGATGGAACCGTTGTGTCCTTTAATGTCTTGACACTGGTAAAGAGCTGAGAGCTCCTTGGCTTGTTTCTTACAATGCTTGACCTTAACTCTTGAAAGCACATCACCATAGCCAGTGGAAGAAGCTCTGATTCCACCACCAGATTCCACCTTTGTATCCGCTGAACATCCCATAGAGAGCAGCCTTGTTAACCATCCCTTCTTGCTCTGCTTCTCTGTTTCCTTCACCTGACAACATTTGGAATCAGAACTTGCTGCCGTTGAAGAGCTTTCCCTTCTCGTCACATCATATCCACCCACATTTTTATCCACTCTCATAAGAGACAACTCCTCGGAAGCTTCCACCAGGCTTGAACCAGAACCAGAGGAAGTTACCTGGCTAGAGAAACTGCTGAACCCTTGCTCAGCTTCAATACAAATCTCTTGAGACTCGACATCCATATTCTTCAGATCTCCTTCGACTCCCATCCACTCCAAGAACCTCCTCCGCCGCTCCACAACGCTTCCAGGCGAATCATTCCAAACATGGAAATCAAAAGCACTTGGATTCATCATCTCTTCTTCGTTGGCATCAAAGAAGTGTAAATCTTCCTCTTGAGACGAGTAATCCATTATTCTTCCTCCACAGAGTTTTCTTCAAACAATGAAACCCATCTCAAAGAACAATGCTTTTTTTTATCTCTCAAAAGTGGAATTCCCCCAACTGCCAGTTTTGCTTCCAACCAAGCAACCTACAATAGCTTTTATATATATAAATTTTAGAAATAAATAATTATAATAAATAAATAAAAAGAAGTTTACAAAATAAGCAATCACAGAGTTCGAGAAAAATGAGTTGCAAAGATGAATTAAAATAAACATCAATCTCAATCTAAAACCCATTGAATCTAGTCTCTCTCTTAGGCATTTCCACAAACATCTTATGTGGTCTGATCAATGTTGTAAAGCAACCAAAGAAAAGGAGGTTTTCTCAGCACATCACCATAGTTAAGAAAAATGAGATCTCATTTTTAGATCCTAAGAAATTGCGTCAGCACGAGCATCACTGGACTTGCTTACGTGGGTTTGTTCGTTAATCACTTGGTTTCTTCAAAACACATCCCTAAGAACAAGTCTTACACACACAGACCCATTCAAAAGACCATGTGAAGTGAAGTCTCTCTTTACGACCAACCCAGAGAGAATTCAAAAGAAAATAAAAAATAGTACAAGAGATGAGTTTTTATTTTAATTAAAATAAAGGAAATGATCAAAGGTTTTTTTATAAAAAAGAATTGAAAGCTGTGAAGAAAGAGACAATAAGGAAGGAAGAAGAAGGAGAAGAAGATGGATTGTCCGAAGAATGGCACTAGAGTTTTCGAAAGAGGCACACGATTCTTTCCTCTGTCCGTTTGCTTTGCCTTATTTAACCTCTCTGTCTTTATTGTAATTATTTTCTTAATTATTCGGTAGTTAAATCTATATTAACCCTCACGAGCATGTTCTTTTTTGGGAGCATGTTTTTTGACATTTATTGTATATATTTTTTAAAGATCTTCTTATGTTGCCCTATAGTAATTGTTGTGGTGAGGAGGATGAACTATTTTGATGTAAATTAGAATTGAATCCTTTTTATTGTGTGCAAATTAGATTGAATCCTTTAGATGTGAAGTTAAATTGTTTTTTTTTTAGGACTAACGTCCATGCTCTGCAAGACTGCAATCAAATTATGTTTAAATTCTTTTCAATAATATCAATTAGTGATCAGCGATTAGTTCCACAAAATACTAAATTGTGATTTGTGCTCGCAGTTGTAGATTATAAGTGGTACTCTCGCAGAACCAGATAAAGTAACAGGACCTATACCGTAACACATCTTCGGAGATGCAATGAAAATAGTATTATTGGGTTGGTTAATCCATCTACTTTAGTTTCAAACTTTCAATAAAGAACAATTTTAATTACATTTTTTGTTTGATGTTTTACACTGCTACTTCGAATTTATAGTTCTTCACTCTTTTTTCTTTTTCAAATACCTATCATACTTTAAATTTTGTTTATATTGAGAAATATTTAAAAGTTATTTTAATGTTTAAGATACGTAAGACTAATTCATAATCATGTAAACAACGAATTTTTTAATGAGATAATGATGATGATATGTATTGTTCTTAAATTATATTCGTATTCATCTGCATTTGATTTATTATCATTTCTTTATATGGTTACCACCGGCAAATTCTATCGAGGTTGGGGGAATACGTATCATAAAAAATAGATTCTTAATTACATCCATCAATCTCGTCTTCTGATTGTTTACTTTCAATCAATAATTATATTCGTCATGCGTAAATTTCTCATTAGTTTTTGTATTTTTAAACAATATTTGTGGTACATGCTTTGTTGGAGCCCACATAGCTGCATGATGACTACGCGGCATGTTCCAAATTCGCTTTGCCTTTGATCAGATTCGAACTATAATCCTTTGATCTTAATTATCTGTCACATTAACAACTTAATTTCCAGTTGTTTGATACCTTAATTATTCGTTGTATAATGAATTAGAGCTCTTTTGTGTTTGTTTTCATTTAGCTCTTACTACTCTGTGATTGTTTGACAGCACAACTGGAATATTTGTTACTCTTCATAATCATAGAAAGCTAAACTCAAATTAAATATGGTATACTTTTTCTGGTTTCACGTTCTTTTAATAATATCAGGTATAAGGTTGCAGAGATCAGTATATCATAGATAAATAGGAAAATATATATGAATCCACTGGAAAAGAACTTTGGTCCCGGTTTAGAAATCTGGATGCATAACTAAAATTTACTATTTTTGGGTTTTTAACACTGGAAATATTATATTAACAACAAATGATATAAGGTATGATTCTTTTGTGAAATAATCAAGTTCTTCTAGAAGGAAGCCTAACCTAGGAAGCCAAAAAATAAATTTTAAGAGCAGTGTTCAAGAAAGAGCTAAGCAGGTGGTGACTCAGCACCTAGCACAAAACGATTAAATGAATGTCTAGATTATTAGTTAGACAACTTACATATTTATAAATTATAAAATATTATTATTTTTAAATTAAATTTAGATTAGCTTATTTTTATAAGAGTATATATTATAATACATTAATTATTATAATTTATGAATAATAAACTATATATGATTTACTTTACAATATTATAATAGTATAGACGGTTTAGAAAATAATCACCACAATTTTATAAATCCATTGTTTAAAAGTAACTTTAGTCATGACATCAAATTTAGTATTTAAATTATATTAAACTTGGTATTTTGTTGTTATTTTTAATTTTCATCTCCAACCATAACGCTAATTTTAATACCAAAAAAATATTTTATATTTTAATATTTTATTTTTAATAGTTTAATACATTAATTATTTTTAGTTAGATATTATATTTATAATGTTTAGATTTTATGTTTTTGTTAAAATTTGGTAATTTTATGTTTTTAATATATATTTATTTCTTACTTAATTATATATATATATATATTTATATATTTATTTATTTATTTATGTAAAACATTTGTTGAAATTAAAAATTTATATATTTAGAAATAAAAAGCACATAATAAAAGTTTTTTATTTTGTTCAATTTGATGTAATTGAAAAATACAAAATAGTATGTCATTTTTATTATTAAATATATTTTAAATAATATTTAAATATAAAAAAATTAAAAAGACAAAATAGTATGTCATTTTTATTTTTAACTATAAATTAAAACCATCAATAATGTTAGTGTAGCATCCCGAATTGTGATATATGGAAATGCTTAAAAGAATTGATTTCACTACTTATGTCACAAAAGTTGACTTACATTTTCCGTCACACATTCGTTTAAAACTCCAAAGTTAAGCGTGTTTTAGCTGGAATAGTGGAAAGATGAGTGACCTATCAGGAAGTGATTCGCGATACCGTGTGAGTGAGGCCAAAACACGGAGAAAAGTCATGTGGTGATTGGAGGATCAGTAAATAAAACTTTTGTGTCTTTAGAAAATTAACATACAGACCGTTGGAATGAAATGGGGTCTACAGACCGAGAGAACGGACGTTAGTGGCCCATTAGTCGTGGACGGTTGAGGCATTATAGTTATTCTACTCATAGTTAAAATAGATTATTTTAATATTTAGTGTAATGAATAGTGGGTTTTACTAAATTTGGTATAATACTATTTACAAAATATTAAATTTGGAAAAAAATATTATATTTAGTATTATATCGGAGATGAAATTACACTAATTTGTTGTTTTGGTGTTTCATTAGAGTTGGTCTAAAAACATTACAACTAAGAGCACCCACATCAATGAACTCATTCTTGGGGTTCATCTTTTCAATTGTTTATTATTAAATTTTTTTTTCTTTTTTTTCTTTTAAAAAAAAAACTAGACCAATCGCGGACCGTCACGACACGTGAGGTCCGCGCTACAGTGATGAACTTTAAGAGAGAGGGGTTTAACCCAGAGAGCTTTAGGAGAAAGAGGTTCATGGGATTGAATTATTTTATTTTATTTTTTTCTTGATTTCTGTGTGAACTCACTCCATAAACTCTCGATGCGGATGCTCTAACAAGCGAAGGATGGACGGACAAATGATTAAAAGGTGAAGCTCAAAACCAAAATTACAGAGCCAAACGAGTTGTACTCGGAGCTGTTTAATTTTATGTTTATTTA
It encodes:
- the LOC106318854 gene encoding WD repeat-containing protein 44-like — protein: MDYSSQEEDLHFFDANEEEMMNPSAFDFHVWNDSPGSVVERRRRFLEWMGVEGDLKNMDVESQEICIEAEQGFSSFSSQVTSSGSGSSLVEASEELSLMRVDKNVGGYDVTRRESSSTAASSDSKCCQVKETEKQSKKGWLTRLLSMGCSADTKVESGGGIRASSTGYGDVLSRVKVKHCKKQAKELSALYQCQDIKGHNGSILAMKFSGDGKYLASAGEDGVVRVWKVIEDKRSRLLRKDCLNEINPSCIYFEVNDLSQLKPVLLDEDKKPNKTTESFKKTSDSACIVFPPKVFRLVEKPLHEFRGHAGEVLDISWSKDNSLLSASMDKTVRLWKLGSNVCRGVFPHNGYVTSVQFNPVNENYFMSGSIDGKVRIWNISGCNVVDWADLKDIISAVCYRPDGQGGIIGSLTGSCRFFSMCGDYLELDSQIHLHHKKKSSNKRITGFQFLPQDQSKVLVVSADSKVRILQGNDVVRKYKGVCKTRSLTSASLTSDGKHIVSACEDSNVYIWSNGEELDSSSSSQTKKIKSFERFSTNASVAATWSGFSDYNTSLPFASPPCLSLNEGYVPGSVPKGSATWPEENLPANNPLSSMTASHYKFLKSSYQRSTSSLAWGMVIVTGGWDGRIKTFQNYGLPVTVT